In the genome of Vicia villosa cultivar HV-30 ecotype Madison, WI linkage group LG7, Vvil1.0, whole genome shotgun sequence, one region contains:
- the LOC131616559 gene encoding uncharacterized protein LOC131616559 — MAAFDHFGDMYDVALKPRLLNTLISDHLPTLDHPFSNPSELSKVVSLIKTHSLLSEDVTDSMESKQVKAWKASVASWVDRVLLLLSSHSPDKRWAGISLLGVTCEECSSDRFQESYAAWFLKLLTSLQSPEDSHIVRVAACASISDLLARLSGFPKFKKDGSASAVKVVQPVLKMLHDDNSEEVWEAAIHVICTLITSFPFSIQRHYDSVESAIAVKLVSGGCSHDMMKKLAHCLALLPKSKGDEESWSVMLQKILILINDQLNLKFEGLEEDYIRKEFNGLLILPGKQPPPPLGGHVSTKEASDNTTKRSKQSRTSSVSTLMSSCCMLLTNAYQVKVNVPVRLLLVLVERILMVNGALPEMSLPFMTARQQENICSELPVLHMCSLELLTAIIKATGSQLLPHAASIVRLITKYFKTCELPEIRIKVYSVAKILLISMGVGMALCLAKEVVDNAIADLSTIEKKNVGMPNGSNTDISPAALQPASNRKRKHSSTNGSLQENEAGGVLGVEVPKKRRVVPISLRIAALEALEALITVAGALKSEQWRSKVDSLLIVIATDSFREGSTSEEINVFQKKDPAATATDLQLAALRALLASFLSASRPPYLSQGLELFRRGKQQTGTKLAEFCAHAMLTLEVLIHPRALPLVDYVPPNNDTFRETQFRYRDEYVSQNNGFPQAEPPASRENLLTNYLANGDDEMGRLWTENTKETKESSVVATPKPSSADIQERSETVPEPASCADVEMRSVDNETTFKSDHPGESVPQFQEPVPCQTSNPTVIDIRSGAATDIEPERIVSDSTLPNNEANNLDLASKSISPVQTSDTNLVQQFAFKKFGDSVEDEYEPFPEIVDGDPDSDSGSE; from the exons ATGGCAGCTTTCGACCACTTCGGAGACATGTACGATGTTGCACTCAAACCACGCTTGCTCAACACTCTCATCAGTGACCACCTCCCCACCCTCGACCATCCCTTTTCCAACCCTTCCGAACTCTCCAAAGTTGTCTCTTTGATCAAAACGCATTCTCTCCTATCTGAGGATGTAACAGATTCCATGGAGAGTAAACAAGTTAAAGCTTGGAAAGCGTCTGTTGCTTCATGGGTCGATCGTGTTTTGCTCCTCCTTTCTAGCCATTCG CCTGATAAACGTTGGGCAGGGATATCTTTgctaggggttacttgtgaagagtgcaGTTCGGATCGTTTCCAAGAATCTTACGCTGCGTGGTTCCTGAAGTTGCTGACTTCTCTACAG TCCCCAGAAGATTCTCATATAGTGAGGGTGGCTGCTTGTGCTTCCATATCTGATCTGCTTGCAAG GCTAAGTGGATTTCCCAAGTTCAAGAAAGATGGGTCTGCCTCTGCTGTAAAAGTTGTTCAGCCTGTTCTAAAGATGTTACATGATGACAACTCCGAGGAAGTATGG GAAGCTGCAATTCATGTGATATGTACCTTGATAACTTCATTCCCATTTTCTATTCAGCGTCATTATGATAGT GTTGAATCTGCTATCGCTGTTAAACTTGTGTCTGGAGGATGCAGTCATGATATGATGAAG AAACTTGCACATTGCCTAGCATTGCTTCCAAAATCAAAAGGAGACGAAGAAAGCTGGTCTGTGATGTTGcagaaaattttgattttaataaatgatcaattaaatttGAAGTTTGAAGGTCTAGAAGAAG ATTACATTCGAAAAGAGTTCAATGGATTGTTGATTCTGCCCGGGAAACAACCTCCACCACCTCTAGGAGGCCATGTATCTACAAAAGAAGCCAGCGATAACACAACAAAGAGGTCTAAACAATCACGAACGTCTAGCGTCTCTACACTTATGTCTAGCTGTTGCATGCTGCTCACAAATGCTTATCAAGTTAAG GTTAATGTACCTGTTCGCCTATTATTGGTCCTCGTTGAGAGAATTTTGATGGTAAATGGCGCTTTGCCAGAAATGTCGTTGCCATTCATGACCGCCAGACAGCAGGAGAACATTTGTTCAGAACTTCCAGTTTTGCATATGTGTAGCCTGGAATTGCTTACAGCTATTATAAAGGCCACGGGAAG TCAACTATTACCGCATGCTGCCTCTATTGTACGTTTAATTACAAAGTACTTCAAAACATGCGAGCTTCCAGAAATAAGGATTAAGGTCTATTCAGTTGCAAAGATTCTGCTCATATCCATGGGTGTTG GAATGGCTTTATGCCTGGCAAAGGAAGTTGTCGATAATGCTATTGCTGATTTGAGTACCATAGAGAAGAAGAATGTAGGCATGCCAAATGGTTCTAATACTGACATCTCCCCCGCAGCGCTGCAACCAGCCAGTAATAGAAAAAGGAAGCATAGCAGTACAAATGGATCCCTTCAGGAAAATGAGGCAGGTGGTGTTTTAGGAGTAGAAGTTCCTAAGAAACGCCGGGTAGTTCCAATTTCTCTAAGGATAGCTGCACTTGAGGCATTAGAGGCTCTTATTACTGTG GCTGGCGCTTTGAAATCAGAACAGTGGAGATCCAAAGTTGATAGTCTTTTGATAGTCATAGCAACGGATTCTTTCAGGGAAGGATCGACTAGTGAAGAAATAAATGTGTTTCAGAAAAAGGATCCTGCTGCAACTGCCACAGATTTGCAGCTTGCTGCATTGCGTGCTCTTTTGGCTTCTTTTCTTTCTGCCTCTCGGCCCCCATATTTATCACAGGGCCTTGAACTTTTCCGAAGAG GAAAGCAACAAACTGGAACAAAGCTTGCTGAGTTCTGTGCCCATGCTATGCTAACCTTGGAAGTGCTTATACATCCTAGGGCACTTCCGCTAGTAGATTATGTTCCTCCGAACAACGATACTTTTCGTGAAACTCAGTTTCGTTACCGAGATGAATATGTTAGCCAGAACAACGGTTTTCCTCAAGCAGAACCTCCGGCCTCTCGTGAAAATCTACTTACTAACTATTTGGCAAATGGGGACGATGAGATGGGTAGGTTATGGactgaaaatactaaagaaaccAAAGAGTCTTCTGTAGTCGCCACACCCAAGCCTTCCAGCGCCGACATTCAAGAGAGGAGTGAGACGGTACCCGAGCCTGCCTCATGTGCAGATGTTGAGATGAGATCCGTCGATAACGAAACCACATTCAAGTCAGACCATCCTGGAGAATCTGTACCGCAATTTCAAGAACCCGTCCCTTGCCAAACAAGCAATCCTACTGTCATTGACATTCGCAGTGGTGCAGCTACCGATATAGAACCAGAGAGGATTGTTTCAGACAGCACCCTACCTAATAATGAAGCGAATAATTTGGATTTAGCTTCCAAGAGCATAAGTCCAGTGCAGACATCAGACACTAATTTGGTTCAGCAATTTGCATTTAAGAAGTTTGGCGATTCGGTGGAGGATGAATATGAACCTTTTCCTGAAATTGTGGATGGAGACCCCGAttctgattccggttccgaataa